From Candidatus Edwardsbacteria bacterium RifOxyA12_full_54_48, a single genomic window includes:
- a CDS encoding disulfide reductase yields the protein MEKIGVFVCHCGLNIAGTVDVKKVVSAISTYRDVAHAEEYKYMCSDPGQNLVIKAIKEKGLSGVVVAACSPTLHEATFRKAAERAGLNPYKVEIANIREQCSWVHDDKALATAKAIKIVRTMVEKVRGDSPLETIKVDVTKKALVIGGGISGIQAALDIANSGYPVILVERQPSIGGHMAQLSETFPTLDCSQCILTPKMVDVSKHPNITLHTYSEVEEVSGYVGNFKVRIKKKAAYVDREKCTGCGLCSEKCPSKNNSSEFERGMASRKAIYTPFPQAVPNKPVIDRESCTYFQTGKCGVCAKVCTVGAIDYEQQDEIIEEQVGSIVIATGYEVHPVNKFAEYGYGTIPDVIDGLQFERMLSASGPTEGEVKRPSDGKTPQEVVFIQCAGSRDPEKYFPYCSKICCMYTAKHAKLYKHKVHGGQPYVFYIDIRAGGKKYEEFVQQAMEEEKVVYLRGKVSRIYRDGDKVMVCGEDTLLGKKVEIAADLVVLASAITAQSDSRELAQKLKVAVDEFGFFSEAHPKLRPVESNTGGFFLAGAAQAPKDIPEAVAQASATAAKVTALFSGKYLEHEPIVATVVEDLCSGCRICVSACPYGAREYDKEKKVAKVNEVLCEGCGACVSACASGATQQNNFSDQQYYEMIFTALEESNV from the coding sequence ATGGAAAAAATCGGAGTTTTTGTCTGCCATTGCGGCCTCAATATCGCCGGGACGGTGGATGTCAAGAAAGTCGTTTCGGCCATCTCTACTTACCGCGATGTGGCCCATGCCGAGGAATATAAATACATGTGCTCGGATCCCGGGCAGAACCTGGTGATCAAGGCCATCAAGGAGAAGGGGCTGAGCGGGGTGGTGGTGGCCGCCTGCTCCCCCACCCTGCATGAGGCCACCTTCAGAAAGGCGGCCGAACGGGCCGGGCTCAACCCCTACAAGGTGGAGATCGCCAACATTCGCGAGCAGTGCAGCTGGGTCCATGACGACAAGGCCCTGGCCACGGCTAAGGCCATCAAGATAGTCCGGACCATGGTGGAGAAGGTCCGGGGAGACAGCCCCCTGGAGACCATCAAGGTGGATGTCACCAAGAAAGCCCTGGTGATCGGGGGAGGGATCTCCGGGATCCAGGCTGCCCTGGACATTGCCAACAGCGGATATCCGGTTATTCTGGTGGAGCGCCAGCCATCGATCGGCGGCCACATGGCCCAGCTGTCGGAGACCTTTCCCACCCTGGACTGCTCCCAGTGCATTTTGACCCCCAAGATGGTCGACGTCAGCAAGCACCCCAACATCACCCTTCACACCTATTCCGAGGTGGAGGAGGTTTCGGGCTATGTGGGCAATTTCAAGGTCCGGATCAAAAAGAAGGCCGCCTATGTGGACCGGGAAAAATGCACCGGCTGCGGGCTGTGCTCAGAAAAATGCCCCAGCAAGAACAATTCCAGCGAGTTCGAAAGAGGGATGGCCTCCCGGAAGGCCATCTACACCCCCTTCCCCCAGGCGGTTCCCAACAAACCGGTGATCGACCGGGAGAGCTGCACCTATTTCCAAACCGGCAAATGCGGGGTGTGCGCCAAGGTCTGCACGGTGGGCGCCATCGATTACGAGCAGCAGGATGAGATCATCGAGGAACAGGTGGGCTCGATCGTGATCGCCACCGGGTACGAGGTCCACCCGGTGAATAAATTCGCCGAGTACGGCTACGGCACCATCCCCGATGTGATAGATGGTTTGCAGTTCGAAAGGATGCTGTCGGCCTCCGGACCCACCGAGGGAGAGGTGAAAAGGCCCTCGGACGGCAAGACCCCCCAGGAGGTGGTCTTCATCCAGTGCGCCGGCTCGCGGGACCCGGAGAAATATTTCCCCTACTGCTCCAAGATCTGCTGCATGTACACCGCCAAGCACGCCAAACTCTACAAGCATAAGGTGCACGGCGGCCAGCCCTATGTCTTCTATATCGATATCCGGGCCGGGGGCAAAAAGTACGAGGAGTTCGTCCAGCAGGCCATGGAGGAGGAGAAGGTGGTCTACCTGCGGGGCAAGGTCTCCCGGATCTACCGGGACGGCGACAAGGTGATGGTCTGCGGCGAGGACACCCTGCTGGGCAAGAAGGTGGAGATAGCCGCCGACCTGGTGGTGCTGGCCTCGGCCATCACCGCCCAGTCCGACTCCCGGGAACTGGCCCAGAAGCTGAAGGTGGCGGTGGACGAATTCGGCTTCTTCAGCGAGGCCCATCCCAAGCTTCGTCCGGTGGAGAGCAACACCGGGGGATTCTTCCTGGCCGGCGCCGCCCAGGCCCCCAAGGATATTCCGGAGGCCGTGGCCCAGGCCAGCGCCACCGCCGCCAAGGTTACGGCCCTGTTCAGCGGAAAATATCTGGAGCACGAGCCGATCGTGGCTACGGTGGTCGAGGACCTCTGCTCGGGATGCCGGATCTGCGTTTCGGCCTGCCCCTACGGCGCCCGGGAGTACGATAAAGAGAAAAAAGTGGCCAAGGTCAACGAGGTACTTTGCGAGGGCTGCGGTGCCTGTGTTTCGGCCTGCGCCTCCGGTGCCACCCAGCAGAACAATTTTTCCGACCAGCAATATTACGAGATGATATTCACCGCATTGGAGGAGAGCAATGTTTGA
- a CDS encoding AAA family ATPase: MKENQNDRQTIEKLNLARRDLKKELAKVIIGQETVLDQLLTALLTNGHVLLVGVPGLAKTLIINTLAQCLNLSFNRVQFTPDLMPSDITGTDIIEEEPGSRQRSFKFIKGPIFANVVLADEINRTPPKTQAALLQAMQERKVTAGGNTYKLDEPFFVLATQNPIEQEGTYPLPEAQLDRFMFNVLVDYPSLAEEMEIVKTTTSAYQADIRPVLSGRQIIELQQLVRRVPVADQVIEYAVGLVQKSRPKSETAPEYVKEYVSWGAGPRASQYLILGAKALAIMDGRLAPSIDDVRTLALPVLRHRIITNFNAEAAGVDSVEVIKRLVS; the protein is encoded by the coding sequence TTGAAAGAGAACCAGAACGACCGGCAGACGATCGAAAAACTGAACCTGGCCCGGCGGGACCTGAAAAAGGAACTGGCCAAGGTGATCATTGGGCAGGAGACAGTGCTGGACCAGCTGCTGACCGCCCTGCTGACCAACGGCCACGTCCTGCTGGTGGGCGTCCCCGGCCTGGCCAAGACCCTGATAATAAACACCCTGGCCCAATGCCTGAACTTAAGCTTCAACCGGGTGCAGTTCACCCCGGACCTGATGCCCTCGGATATCACCGGCACCGACATCATCGAGGAAGAACCCGGCAGCCGCCAGAGATCTTTCAAGTTCATCAAAGGCCCCATCTTTGCCAACGTGGTGCTGGCCGATGAGATCAACCGCACCCCGCCCAAGACCCAGGCCGCCCTGCTGCAGGCCATGCAGGAGCGCAAGGTGACCGCCGGCGGAAACACCTACAAGCTGGACGAGCCGTTCTTCGTACTGGCCACCCAGAACCCCATCGAGCAGGAGGGCACCTATCCCCTGCCCGAGGCACAGCTGGACCGCTTCATGTTCAATGTATTGGTGGATTATCCCTCCCTGGCCGAGGAGATGGAGATCGTCAAGACCACCACCTCGGCCTACCAGGCCGACATCCGGCCGGTATTGAGCGGCCGGCAGATCATCGAGCTGCAGCAGCTGGTGCGGCGGGTGCCGGTGGCCGACCAGGTAATAGAATATGCCGTAGGGCTGGTCCAGAAAAGCCGTCCCAAAAGCGAAACAGCCCCGGAATACGTAAAAGAATACGTCTCCTGGGGGGCCGGTCCCAGGGCCTCGCAGTATCTGATACTGGGAGCCAAGGCCCTGGCCATCATGGACGGGCGGTTGGCCCCGTCGATCGATGACGTCCGGACCCTGGCCCTGCCGGTCCTGCGGCACCGGATAATCACCAATTTCAACGCCGAGGCGGCCGGGGTGGATTCGGTGGAGGTGATCAAACGGCTGGTATCGTAG
- a CDS encoding methylmalonyl-CoA mutase — protein sequence MSEKKIRILIAKPGLDGHDRGAKFIARALRDAGFEVIYTGLRQTPEAIASAAIQEDVQWVGLSCLSGAHNSLFPKVVEILKQRQAEDIKVFGGGVIPADDIPALKEAGIKEIFTPGATSKAVIDYINSN from the coding sequence ATGTCGGAAAAAAAGATCAGGATTTTGATCGCCAAGCCAGGCTTGGATGGGCACGATCGGGGGGCTAAGTTCATCGCCCGGGCACTAAGGGACGCCGGGTTCGAAGTGATATATACCGGTTTGAGGCAAACCCCGGAAGCCATTGCCAGTGCGGCAATACAGGAGGATGTACAATGGGTGGGACTGTCCTGTCTTTCGGGGGCTCACAACTCCCTGTTTCCCAAAGTGGTGGAAATCTTGAAACAGAGGCAGGCGGAAGATATAAAGGTGTTCGGCGGAGGGGTTATCCCAGCCGATGATATACCGGCATTGAAGGAGGCGGGTATTAAGGAGATATTTACCCCCGGCGCAACCTCCAAAGCGGTGATAGATTATATCAATTCAAACTGA
- a CDS encoding F420-nonreducing hydrogenase, giving the protein MKRITIDPITRLEGHGKIDIFLNDQGNVENAYFQIPELRGFEQFCIGRPVEEMPRITTRLCGVCPGAHHMASAKAVDNVYKADPTPAAKKLRELFYNAHMVHSHIAHFYALGAPDFIVGPEADPAKRNILGVIEKVGLAAGTEVIKHRAYAQKIQEILGGKATHPVCALPGGMSKALKKEERDEMEKWIISTIEFAKFTLKAFEDIVLKNQEYVDLILSDVYKLKTYYIGMVDENNRPNFYHGQIRIVDPDGKEFAKFDQQDYLDHIREHVESWTYLKFPFLKKVGWKGLVDGKESGVVRAAPLARLNVSEGMATPLADAEYQKMFQTLGGKPVHHTLAMHWARIIELMYSAERQLELIRDPEITSPDIRTIPTETPSEGVGILEAPRGTLIHHYKTDANGILTDVNLIVATVFNNAAMCLDIKSAAQKLIKDGHVTQGILNKVEMAFRAYDPCFACSTNTLPGEMPLIVKLHNADGSLADQWRRD; this is encoded by the coding sequence ATGAAGAGAATAACCATAGATCCCATCACCCGCCTGGAGGGCCACGGGAAGATAGATATTTTCCTTAACGACCAGGGGAATGTGGAGAACGCCTATTTTCAGATCCCGGAGCTCCGGGGATTCGAGCAGTTCTGCATCGGCCGCCCGGTGGAGGAGATGCCCCGGATAACCACCCGGCTGTGCGGGGTCTGCCCCGGGGCCCATCATATGGCTTCAGCCAAGGCGGTGGACAATGTCTACAAGGCCGATCCCACCCCGGCGGCCAAGAAGCTGAGGGAGCTGTTCTACAACGCCCACATGGTGCATTCCCACATCGCCCATTTCTACGCCCTGGGGGCGCCGGATTTCATCGTGGGCCCGGAGGCCGACCCGGCCAAGCGAAACATCCTGGGGGTGATCGAAAAAGTGGGGCTGGCGGCGGGGACCGAGGTGATCAAGCACCGGGCCTATGCCCAGAAGATCCAGGAGATTTTGGGCGGCAAGGCCACCCATCCGGTCTGTGCCCTGCCGGGAGGCATGAGCAAAGCCCTGAAAAAAGAGGAACGGGATGAGATGGAAAAATGGATAATCTCCACCATCGAGTTCGCCAAATTCACCCTGAAGGCCTTCGAGGACATTGTGCTCAAGAACCAGGAATACGTCGATCTTATACTGAGCGACGTCTACAAACTGAAGACCTATTACATCGGCATGGTGGACGAGAACAACCGTCCCAATTTCTATCACGGCCAGATCCGGATCGTGGATCCCGACGGCAAGGAATTTGCCAAGTTCGACCAGCAGGATTACCTGGACCATATCCGGGAGCATGTCGAGAGCTGGACCTACCTAAAATTCCCCTTCCTGAAAAAGGTGGGATGGAAGGGTCTGGTTGATGGGAAGGAAAGCGGCGTGGTCCGGGCCGCCCCCCTGGCCCGGCTCAACGTCTCCGAGGGAATGGCCACTCCGCTGGCCGATGCCGAATATCAGAAGATGTTCCAGACCCTGGGCGGCAAGCCGGTGCACCATACCCTGGCCATGCACTGGGCCCGGATCATCGAGCTGATGTATTCCGCCGAACGGCAGCTGGAGCTGATCCGGGATCCGGAGATAACCTCGCCGGATATAAGGACCATTCCCACCGAGACCCCCAGCGAAGGCGTGGGGATATTGGAGGCCCCCCGGGGCACCCTGATCCACCATTACAAGACCGACGCCAACGGGATCCTGACCGACGTCAACCTGATCGTGGCCACCGTCTTCAACAACGCCGCCATGTGCCTGGACATCAAGAGCGCCGCCCAGAAGCTGATAAAGGACGGCCACGTCACCCAGGGGATACTGAACAAGGTGGAGATGGCCTTCCGGGCCTACGACCCCTGCTTTGCCTGCTCCACAAACACCCTGCCGGGCGAGATGCCCCTGATCGTGAAACTCCATAATGCCGACGGCAGCCTGGCCGACCAGTGGCGGCGCGATTAG
- a CDS encoding methyl-viologen-reducing hydrogenase subunit delta, with the protein MFEPKMICFYCKWCTYTGADLAGTSRMKYVSNGVVLKTMCSSRIDPQHVLEAFKKGADGVLIGGCHYGDCHYVTGNQLTHNRVTMLQKILPDFGIDPHRLRIEWISAAEGAKLVKVINTFTEDLRAMGPRRSE; encoded by the coding sequence ATGTTTGAGCCCAAGATGATATGCTTCTATTGTAAGTGGTGCACTTACACCGGGGCCGACCTGGCCGGGACCAGCCGGATGAAATATGTGTCCAACGGAGTGGTCCTCAAAACGATGTGCTCCAGTCGGATCGATCCCCAACATGTTCTGGAGGCCTTCAAAAAAGGGGCTGACGGGGTGTTGATCGGCGGCTGTCATTACGGGGACTGCCACTACGTCACCGGGAACCAGCTGACCCATAACCGGGTGACCATGCTGCAAAAAATTCTGCCCGATTTCGGCATAGATCCCCACCGGCTCCGGATAGAATGGATCTCGGCCGCCGAGGGGGCCAAGCTGGTGAAGGTCATCAACACCTTTACCGAAGACCTGAGAGCGATGGGACCAAGGAGGAGTGAATAA
- a CDS encoding methylmalonyl-CoA mutase — translation MKANAPDDLKKQIAEWQSNSVTPLLAKYPERKEKFLLTSGAEVNRLYTPDDVGEVDYPKELGFPGQYPYTRGVQPTMYRGKFWTMRQYAGFGDAAESNHRYKYLLQQGQTGLSIAFDLPTQIGYDSDHPMSTGEVGKVGVAIDSLADMEILFDGIPLDKVSTSMTINAPASVLLAMYIAVAEKQGVSPSQIHGTIQNDILKEYIARGTYIFPPKPSMRLITDIFEYCAKEVPKWNTISISGYHIREAGASATQEVAFTLADGIAYVQAALDTGLNVDDFASRLSFFFNANNNLFEEVAKFRAARRLWARIMKERFNAQKPSSLMLRFHSQTAGSTMTAQQPDNNIVRVTIQTLAAVMGGTQSLHTNSKDEALALPTEESVRIALRTQQIVAYESGVADTIDPLAGSYFIEAKTNEIEKSALEYIKKIDKMGGMVRAVEKGYIQSEIQESAYRYQLDVESKERVVVGVNKFTVQEEPMKNLLKVSPAVAEAQLIKINQIKVQRDNTAVQNSLEKIRQAAQGKDNLMPLILTAVKQYATLGEICQVLRDEFGEYRESVVL, via the coding sequence ATGAAAGCCAACGCCCCGGACGATCTAAAAAAGCAGATCGCCGAATGGCAATCAAACAGCGTTACGCCGCTGCTGGCCAAATATCCCGAAAGAAAAGAGAAATTTTTGCTTACTTCGGGCGCCGAGGTCAACCGGCTTTATACCCCGGATGATGTAGGGGAGGTGGATTACCCCAAAGAGCTGGGCTTCCCCGGGCAATATCCCTATACCCGAGGCGTCCAGCCAACCATGTATCGGGGCAAGTTCTGGACCATGCGGCAGTACGCCGGTTTCGGGGACGCCGCCGAATCAAATCACCGCTACAAGTACTTGCTTCAGCAGGGACAAACCGGCCTGTCGATCGCCTTCGACCTGCCGACTCAGATAGGCTACGACTCCGACCATCCGATGTCAACCGGAGAGGTGGGAAAGGTCGGGGTGGCGATAGACTCGCTGGCCGATATGGAGATCCTTTTTGACGGCATCCCCCTGGATAAGGTATCCACCTCCATGACCATCAATGCCCCGGCCTCGGTATTGTTGGCCATGTATATCGCCGTCGCCGAAAAACAGGGGGTGAGTCCCTCCCAGATCCACGGCACCATCCAGAACGATATCTTAAAGGAATACATTGCCAGGGGGACCTATATTTTCCCCCCCAAGCCTTCCATGCGGCTGATCACCGATATCTTTGAATACTGTGCCAAAGAAGTGCCCAAGTGGAACACCATCTCCATATCGGGCTATCATATCCGGGAGGCCGGAGCCAGCGCCACCCAAGAGGTGGCCTTCACCCTGGCCGATGGTATCGCCTATGTTCAGGCCGCCCTGGATACCGGATTGAATGTGGACGATTTTGCCAGCCGGCTGTCGTTCTTCTTCAACGCCAACAACAACCTGTTCGAAGAGGTGGCCAAATTCCGGGCGGCCCGGAGACTGTGGGCCAGGATCATGAAGGAGCGCTTCAACGCCCAAAAGCCCAGTTCGCTGATGCTTCGTTTCCACTCGCAAACGGCCGGGTCCACCATGACCGCCCAGCAGCCGGACAATAATATAGTCCGGGTGACCATTCAAACCCTGGCGGCGGTTATGGGCGGCACCCAGAGCCTGCATACCAACTCCAAGGACGAGGCCCTGGCCCTGCCGACCGAAGAATCGGTAAGGATAGCCCTGCGCACTCAGCAGATCGTAGCCTATGAATCAGGAGTGGCCGACACCATAGATCCTCTGGCCGGGTCGTATTTTATCGAAGCCAAGACCAATGAGATCGAGAAGTCCGCCCTGGAGTATATAAAAAAGATAGACAAGATGGGCGGCATGGTCCGAGCGGTGGAGAAAGGCTATATTCAGAGTGAGATCCAGGAGTCGGCTTACCGCTATCAACTGGATGTTGAGAGTAAAGAACGGGTAGTGGTGGGGGTCAATAAATTCACCGTTCAGGAAGAGCCGATGAAAAACTTGCTCAAGGTGTCGCCGGCGGTGGCCGAGGCCCAGTTAATAAAAATAAACCAGATAAAGGTCCAGCGCGATAATACGGCGGTTCAAAATTCGCTGGAAAAGATTCGCCAGGCCGCTCAAGGCAAGGATAATCTGATGCCGCTCATTTTAACTGCGGTCAAGCAATATGCCACTCTGGGGGAAATATGCCAGGTGCTTAGGGATGAATTCGGCGAATACCGGGAATCAGTGGTCCTATAA
- a CDS encoding aldehyde dehydrogenase, which translates to MNPIHKLNIAGHPRVSGKRFKVLDKYTGETMAEVYAAESAQIDEAITAAETAKQVMAELPAHRRAAIIRSAAGIIDRQKDQLTVTIAREAGKPYRYAKAEVERCVENLEYISEEAKRIHGETLPIDAGRSGEGRVGYYERHPIGVVAAITPFNFPLNLAAHKVAPAIAAGCPVILKPATATPLSGIELVKAFIEAGLPREAISLLPGPGGEVGEMLIKDQRISKISFTGSREVGQHIVKNAGLKRLTMELGSNSAVVIDEDIESMDYAVKRCILGAFYNQGQVCISVQRIYVHQNRYAEFMEKFAAGTQKLKIGNPLDQDTDIGPMIAESEAGRIQEWVKEAVAQGAEAICGGRREGNIYYPTILTNTKPEMKAVRDEIFGPVAVVEKVSSFEEGIVKCDQSQYGLQAGIFTSNINRALAAVKRINVGGILINDFPSYRIDHMPYGGNKNSGLGREGAKFAIEEMTTLRMVIFNLNK; encoded by the coding sequence ATGAACCCTATTCATAAATTGAACATCGCCGGGCACCCAAGAGTTTCAGGGAAACGGTTCAAGGTGCTGGACAAATACACCGGCGAAACGATGGCCGAAGTTTACGCTGCCGAGAGCGCTCAAATCGATGAGGCGATAACGGCCGCGGAAACGGCAAAGCAAGTAATGGCTGAACTGCCGGCCCACCGCCGGGCGGCCATCATCCGCTCTGCCGCCGGGATCATCGACCGGCAGAAGGACCAGCTTACGGTAACCATCGCCCGCGAGGCGGGCAAGCCCTACCGCTACGCCAAGGCCGAGGTCGAGCGCTGCGTGGAGAATCTCGAATACATCTCCGAGGAAGCCAAGCGCATTCATGGCGAGACCCTGCCGATTGACGCCGGCCGGTCGGGCGAGGGCCGGGTGGGATATTACGAAAGGCATCCCATCGGGGTGGTGGCGGCCATCACCCCCTTCAACTTTCCCCTGAACCTGGCGGCCCATAAAGTGGCGCCGGCCATCGCCGCCGGGTGTCCGGTCATCCTCAAACCGGCCACGGCCACCCCCCTTTCAGGGATAGAGCTGGTAAAAGCTTTTATCGAGGCTGGCCTGCCCCGGGAAGCCATAAGCCTATTGCCGGGGCCGGGAGGCGAGGTCGGCGAGATGCTGATCAAGGACCAGCGGATATCCAAGATAAGTTTCACCGGAAGCCGGGAGGTGGGCCAGCATATCGTCAAAAATGCCGGATTGAAGAGGCTCACCATGGAATTGGGGTCCAACAGCGCGGTGGTGATCGATGAAGATATTGAAAGCATGGATTACGCCGTCAAGCGCTGTATCCTGGGGGCGTTTTACAATCAGGGCCAGGTCTGCATTTCTGTGCAGCGGATATATGTGCACCAAAACCGTTATGCGGAATTCATGGAAAAATTCGCCGCCGGAACCCAAAAACTTAAGATCGGCAATCCCCTGGACCAGGATACCGATATCGGCCCGATGATAGCGGAATCGGAGGCCGGCCGGATCCAGGAATGGGTAAAAGAAGCCGTGGCCCAGGGGGCCGAGGCCATCTGCGGCGGGAGAAGAGAGGGAAATATATATTATCCCACCATCCTCACCAACACCAAACCGGAGATGAAAGCGGTCAGGGACGAAATATTCGGCCCGGTGGCGGTGGTGGAAAAAGTATCCAGCTTTGAAGAGGGCATTGTCAAATGCGATCAGAGCCAGTACGGCTTGCAGGCCGGTATATTCACCTCCAATATCAACCGGGCCCTGGCGGCCGTCAAAAGGATCAACGTAGGCGGCATACTGATCAATGATTTTCCCTCCTATCGGATCGACCACATGCCCTATGGCGGCAATAAAAACAGCGGCTTGGGCCGGGAGGGGGCGAAATTTGCCATCGAGGAGATGACCACCCTGAGGATGGTCATATTCAACCTTAATAAATAA
- a CDS encoding oxidoreductase: MAKLKLGIYWAATCGGCDVSVLDTHERLLKIVEAADIYFWPIAMDFKYKDVEAMEDGFLDVCLFNGAIRNSENEHLAKLLRKKSKVMVAYGACAAFGGIPALANFTTREKILEKAYQTTVSTDNPQGVYPQPSTQMPEGEITIPVFYNNVYKLSDIVAVEYTIPGCPPPADLLMIAVEAIVTGKLPPAGSTIAGEKTLCDECPLEKSEKPVITEIKRPFQVIPDGKKCLLEQGLICMGPATRSGCGTACIKVNMPCRGCFGPAKDIKDQGAKMLSALASIVKFEDEQKADKIINSMVDATGTLYRFGGANAILSPTRSKGEKP, encoded by the coding sequence ATGGCAAAATTAAAACTGGGCATATACTGGGCGGCCACCTGCGGGGGCTGCGACGTCTCGGTATTAGACACCCATGAGCGGCTACTCAAGATCGTGGAGGCGGCTGATATCTATTTCTGGCCCATCGCCATGGATTTCAAATACAAGGATGTCGAGGCCATGGAGGACGGCTTTCTGGATGTCTGCCTGTTCAACGGCGCCATCCGGAACTCGGAGAACGAGCACCTGGCCAAGCTGCTGAGGAAAAAATCAAAGGTGATGGTGGCCTACGGGGCCTGCGCAGCCTTCGGCGGCATCCCGGCCCTGGCCAATTTCACCACCCGGGAAAAAATACTGGAGAAAGCTTACCAGACCACGGTCTCCACCGACAACCCGCAAGGAGTGTATCCCCAGCCCTCCACTCAAATGCCGGAGGGGGAGATCACCATCCCCGTGTTCTACAATAACGTCTACAAGCTGAGCGATATCGTAGCGGTGGAATACACCATTCCGGGCTGCCCGCCGCCGGCCGACCTGCTGATGATTGCGGTGGAGGCCATCGTCACCGGCAAGCTGCCCCCGGCGGGAAGCACCATCGCCGGCGAGAAGACCCTGTGCGACGAGTGCCCCCTGGAGAAATCGGAGAAACCGGTGATCACCGAGATCAAGCGGCCCTTCCAGGTGATCCCCGACGGCAAGAAATGCCTGCTGGAACAGGGGCTGATCTGCATGGGCCCGGCCACCCGCAGCGGCTGCGGGACGGCCTGCATCAAGGTCAACATGCCCTGCCGGGGCTGTTTCGGGCCGGCTAAGGACATCAAGGACCAGGGGGCCAAGATGCTGTCGGCCCTGGCCAGCATAGTAAAATTTGAGGACGAACAAAAAGCCGATAAGATAATCAACTCCATGGTAGACGCAACCGGGACGCTCTATCGATTTGGAGGCGCCAACGCCATCTTAAGTCCCACCAGATCAAAGGGGGAAAAGCCATGA
- a CDS encoding methylmalonyl-CoA epimerase, with product MHIKGIDHIGIAVKNLEEAQKFYTEGLGLALEAIETVESQKVKVAFIPVGDSRVELLESTAPDGNIAKFIEAKGEGIHHLALKVDNIEKALEELTAKGYQLIDKVPRVGAGGHRIAFVHPKSTKGVLLELSEGH from the coding sequence ATGCATATCAAAGGGATCGATCATATCGGCATCGCCGTCAAAAATCTCGAAGAGGCCCAGAAATTTTACACCGAGGGTTTAGGCCTGGCGCTGGAAGCAATCGAGACGGTGGAGAGCCAGAAGGTCAAAGTGGCCTTCATCCCGGTGGGTGACAGCCGGGTGGAATTGCTGGAGTCCACCGCGCCGGACGGCAACATCGCCAAGTTCATCGAGGCCAAGGGCGAGGGCATCCATCACCTGGCCCTCAAGGTGGATAACATCGAAAAGGCCCTGGAGGAGCTGACCGCCAAGGGCTATCAACTGATAGACAAGGTTCCCCGGGTGGGGGCCGGCGGCCACAGGATCGCATTCGTCCATCCCAAGTCCACCAAGGGGGTTCTGCTGGAGCTTTCCGAAGGCCATTAA
- a CDS encoding mechanosensitive ion channel protein MscS, with amino-acid sequence MIRELIELSYFNNQVADYLISLAILIGSVVVIKIADLIVIHRLKKITARTESHFDDRLVEAIDKRIVPLLYLGAVYLSIQNLNVVPMAHRAINIAGAIVLTCLAAKFILSLAVYSVEAYWKKRGGADSSQNTAYRGILTILKLVVWILALVILLDNFGVKVSALVAGLGIGGLALAFAAQKVLGDLFSYFSIFFDRPFEIGDFVIVGEFQGTVEHIGIKSTRVRSLGGEQLIFANTDLTNSRLRNYKRMINRRVVFKIGITYDTPAAKVKEIPGIIGGIIKNIPCAIFDRAHFASYGDFSLNFEVVYYVEGGDYLKYMDTQQQINLAIMEAFAKKKIEFAYPTQTLFVNKK; translated from the coding sequence ATGATCAGGGAGCTTATAGAACTGAGTTATTTCAACAATCAGGTTGCGGATTATCTGATCAGCCTGGCTATTTTGATCGGCTCAGTTGTTGTAATTAAAATCGCTGATCTCATAGTGATCCACCGGCTGAAGAAAATTACCGCCCGGACCGAGAGCCATTTCGATGACCGCCTGGTTGAAGCCATCGATAAAAGGATCGTCCCCCTGCTTTACCTGGGGGCGGTGTACCTGAGTATTCAGAATCTCAATGTCGTTCCCATGGCGCACAGGGCCATCAACATTGCCGGAGCCATTGTTCTGACATGCTTGGCGGCCAAGTTCATTCTGTCCCTGGCGGTTTATTCCGTTGAGGCCTATTGGAAGAAGCGGGGTGGGGCGGATTCCTCTCAGAACACGGCCTACCGGGGAATACTGACCATCCTCAAGCTGGTGGTCTGGATCCTGGCCCTGGTAATCCTGTTGGACAACTTCGGAGTCAAGGTCTCGGCCCTGGTGGCCGGGTTGGGCATCGGCGGTCTGGCATTAGCTTTTGCCGCCCAAAAGGTGCTGGGGGACCTGTTCAGCTATTTTTCCATCTTCTTCGACCGGCCGTTCGAGATCGGGGACTTCGTGATAGTGGGAGAATTTCAGGGCACGGTGGAGCACATCGGCATCAAGAGCACCAGGGTCCGCAGCTTGGGCGGCGAACAACTGATATTTGCCAATACCGACCTGACCAATTCCCGCCTGCGCAATTACAAGCGGATGATCAACCGCCGGGTGGTGTTCAAGATCGGGATTACCTACGACACTCCGGCGGCAAAGGTCAAGGAGATACCGGGCATCATAGGGGGGATCATTAAAAATATTCCCTGTGCCATCTTCGACCGGGCGCACTTTGCCTCCTACGGGGATTTCAGCCTTAACTTCGAGGTCGTCTATTATGTGGAGGGCGGGGATTACCTGAAATACATGGATACTCAGCAGCAGATCAACCTGGCCATCATGGAGGCCTTCGCTAAAAAGAAGATCGAATTCGCCTATCCCACCCAGACCCTGTTTGTAAATAAAAAATAA